From a region of the Candidatus Brocadia sp. genome:
- a CDS encoding S41 family peptidase has protein sequence MKQRPSFFVVFIILLLLNANAFGQAKVIEKPLTEVKEDVKEESKSVYEEFEEFLRIVKELQDKYVDELKLNTILTNAYRGMLSGLDPYSQYFGTEELEDLKIETEGEFEGLGIEVIIKEGLLIVITPILDSPAFKAGILVGDRIIRIDGASTENMSIREAVKKLRGKLGTKITLTVVHEGDTAPVDITIERAKIYVNSIRGARIVDDEYKIGYLAVSNFQENTVKDMDIAVQDLLKNGMKSMVLDLRFNPGGLLNAAVDMADKFLEKGIIVSTRGRDKTQNYVYQAHKKGTYPRFPLVILVNNGSASASEIVAGALKDHKRGILLGIKTFGKGSVQSLIPVGNGKAALKLTTARYYTPSGICIHEKGIEPDVSVPLSFAETKALHENLSVLQIDQKMNASKEENAAHKEISERKKKKPLYEDIQLERAKDILKGIEVYAKGKQTH, from the coding sequence ATGAAACAGAGACCATCTTTTTTTGTAGTATTCATCATCCTTCTGTTACTGAATGCAAACGCATTTGGTCAGGCCAAGGTCATTGAAAAACCTCTGACCGAAGTAAAAGAGGACGTCAAAGAGGAAAGCAAGAGTGTTTACGAAGAGTTTGAAGAGTTCCTGAGGATCGTAAAAGAGTTACAGGATAAGTATGTTGACGAACTCAAGCTTAACACAATTCTTACCAATGCATACCGTGGCATGCTCTCCGGTTTGGATCCCTATAGTCAATATTTTGGCACGGAAGAGCTGGAAGACCTCAAGATTGAAACAGAAGGGGAGTTTGAAGGATTGGGAATTGAGGTGATTATCAAGGAGGGGTTGTTGATCGTAATCACTCCCATACTTGATTCTCCTGCGTTCAAGGCCGGAATACTGGTGGGTGATCGAATTATCAGGATCGATGGTGCATCCACCGAAAACATGAGTATCCGTGAGGCGGTAAAAAAGCTTCGTGGAAAGCTGGGGACAAAAATTACCCTGACCGTTGTTCACGAAGGTGACACTGCGCCGGTAGATATTACCATTGAACGCGCAAAAATTTATGTAAATAGCATCCGGGGAGCCAGAATCGTGGACGACGAGTATAAGATTGGTTACCTTGCTGTGTCAAATTTCCAGGAAAATACGGTAAAAGACATGGACATTGCCGTTCAGGACTTACTGAAAAACGGTATGAAAAGTATGGTTCTGGATTTACGCTTTAATCCCGGTGGTTTGTTAAATGCTGCGGTTGATATGGCAGATAAATTCCTTGAGAAGGGTATTATCGTCTCTACCCGCGGACGAGATAAGACACAAAATTATGTCTATCAAGCCCATAAGAAAGGGACGTATCCCCGTTTTCCCCTGGTTATCCTGGTAAATAACGGAAGCGCCAGCGCATCGGAAATTGTAGCGGGTGCGCTCAAGGACCACAAACGGGGTATATTGTTAGGGATTAAGACATTTGGCAAGGGATCTGTTCAGAGTTTAATTCCCGTGGGGAACGGGAAAGCAGCCTTAAAACTGACGACGGCGCGGTATTATACCCCTTCCGGAATTTGTATTCATGAAAAAGGAATAGAACCTGACGTGTCGGTACCCCTGAGCTTTGCTGAGACAAAGGCATTGCACGAAAATCTATCGGTGTTACAGATAGATCAAAAAATGAATGCCAGCAAGGAAGAGAATGCTGCACATAAGGAAATCTCTGAAAGAAAAAAAAAGAAGCCCTTGTATGAAGATATCCAGCTGGAAAGGGCCAAGGATATTCTGAAAGGCATTGAGGTCTATGCAAAGGGTAAACAAACTCATTAA